One stretch of Cohnella algarum DNA includes these proteins:
- a CDS encoding TIGR02530 family flagellar biosynthesis protein translates to MTDRMLIGHLTPGPAGLLKGSRPEAASPERSDLTGNKGRTSFKQLLAREQLHFSQHAEQRLLQRGIVLQPEQLDRIASAVEQAAAKGAKDSLVLYRDIAMIVNVPNRTVVTAMDGSSMKDHIFTKIDSAVVVA, encoded by the coding sequence ATGACCGATCGGATGCTCATCGGCCATTTGACGCCGGGGCCGGCCGGATTGCTGAAAGGCAGCCGTCCTGAAGCCGCTTCGCCGGAGCGGAGCGATTTGACCGGCAACAAGGGGCGAACGAGCTTCAAGCAGCTGCTGGCGAGGGAACAACTGCATTTCAGCCAGCACGCGGAACAGCGGCTCCTGCAAAGAGGCATCGTTTTGCAGCCCGAGCAGCTTGACCGGATCGCAAGCGCGGTCGAGCAAGCCGCGGCAAAAGGCGCGAAAGATTCTCTCGTTCTTTACCGGGACATCGCCATGATCGTCAACGTGCCGAATCGCACGGTCGTCACGGCCATGGACGGCAGTTCCATGAAAGACCACATTTTCACGAAAATCGACAGCGCGGTCGTTGTCGCCTAA
- the flgG gene encoding flagellar basal body rod protein FlgG, with protein MIRSMYSGVSGMRGFQTKLDVIGNNIANVNTTGFKSGRVMFQDILSQTVAGGTTPDAGTIGGVNPRQIGLGVTVSSIDTVHTPGSAQTTNVPTDLRIDGDGFFVVSADGTDATAFLTRAGNFSVDAEGYLVNADGMFVMDAGVGGPIQIDPATYVAFTIESDGSITGTDVDGETADIGVQIGIAKVRNPNGLEKAGGNLYRLTPYADPDDLATITTTAGDAGRGTLVPGQLEMSNVDLTNEFTDMIVAQRGFQANSRIITTSDSILEEVVNLKR; from the coding sequence ATGATACGTTCCATGTATTCCGGAGTATCCGGGATGAGAGGCTTTCAAACGAAGCTGGATGTCATCGGCAACAACATCGCGAACGTCAACACGACGGGATTCAAATCCGGCCGCGTCATGTTCCAGGACATTTTGAGCCAAACCGTTGCCGGAGGCACGACGCCCGACGCCGGTACGATCGGCGGGGTCAACCCGCGTCAAATCGGTCTTGGCGTGACCGTATCTTCCATCGATACCGTTCATACGCCGGGCAGCGCCCAGACGACGAACGTGCCGACCGACCTTCGAATCGACGGCGACGGCTTTTTCGTTGTCAGCGCGGACGGCACCGACGCCACCGCCTTCCTGACGCGGGCGGGGAACTTCTCGGTCGATGCGGAAGGATACTTGGTGAACGCGGATGGCATGTTTGTCATGGACGCCGGCGTGGGCGGCCCCATTCAAATCGATCCGGCCACTTACGTTGCGTTCACGATTGAGTCGGACGGAAGCATAACGGGGACGGACGTCGACGGCGAAACCGCGGATATCGGCGTGCAAATCGGGATTGCCAAAGTGAGAAACCCGAACGGTCTCGAGAAAGCCGGAGGCAACCTGTACCGGCTGACGCCTTACGCCGATCCGGATGACCTTGCTACGATCACGACCACCGCCGGAGACGCCGGAAGAGGAACGCTCGTTCCCGGTCAGCTTGAAATGTCCAACGTCGACCTGACGAACGAATTTACCGACATGATCGTCGCCCAGCGGGGCTTCCAGGCGAACTCCCGGATCATCACCACTTCCGATTCCATTCTGGAAGAGGTCGTCAACCTGAAACGGTAA
- a CDS encoding flagellar FlbD family protein, whose amino-acid sequence MISVTRLNGTSFYVNALLIETIEQTPDTLITLTTGKKYIVMENSSDVIRSIRQYLRSIGALAAVAGPASGAQTEGATS is encoded by the coding sequence ATGATCTCCGTCACCCGTTTGAACGGAACTTCATTTTACGTCAATGCTTTGCTGATCGAAACGATCGAACAAACGCCGGATACGCTCATTACCCTTACGACGGGAAAGAAGTACATCGTGATGGAAAATTCTTCGGATGTGATCCGGTCCATCCGGCAATATTTGCGCAGTATCGGCGCGCTTGCGGCGGTCGCGGGACCGGCTTCGGGCGCGCAAACGGAGGGAGCTACGTCATGA
- the fliM gene encoding flagellar motor switch protein FliM has protein sequence MVDVLSQNEIDALLAALSSGEMDAEELKKEEAQKRVRAYDFKRAVRFSKDHIRSLTRIHENFARYLTTYFSAQLRTFVQINVVQVEQLPYDEFIRSIPKMTILNIFEAEPLEGRMVLEVHPNVAFAMLDRLLGGAGSAPSKIGSLTEIENIIMEKIFSRALETLQEAWKTVVDLEPRLEALETNPQFMQIVSPNETIALISLSTKIGDTTGMINLCIPHVVIEPIMSKLSVHHWFVSQKKTRAPEEVHMLEQRVHKAKLQIIAELGSSHISVNEFLNLAVGDVITLQKGTDAGLEIKVGGKLKFVGSPGTVRDKMAVQIDEIVSEGVEEIDDE, from the coding sequence TTGGTAGACGTCCTTTCGCAAAACGAGATTGATGCGCTGCTAGCCGCGCTATCCTCCGGAGAAATGGATGCCGAAGAGCTCAAAAAGGAGGAAGCCCAGAAGCGGGTTCGCGCTTACGATTTCAAACGGGCCGTGCGGTTTTCCAAAGATCATATCCGCAGCCTCACGCGCATACACGAGAACTTTGCCCGGTATCTGACAACCTACTTTTCCGCGCAATTGAGGACATTCGTTCAAATCAATGTCGTGCAGGTGGAACAGCTTCCGTATGACGAATTCATCCGTTCCATCCCGAAAATGACGATCTTAAACATCTTCGAGGCGGAACCGCTTGAAGGTCGGATGGTTCTCGAGGTTCACCCCAATGTCGCGTTCGCCATGCTGGATCGCCTTTTGGGCGGGGCCGGTTCGGCTCCCAGCAAAATCGGCAGCCTGACGGAAATCGAGAACATCATCATGGAGAAAATATTCAGCCGGGCGCTGGAGACGCTGCAGGAAGCTTGGAAAACCGTCGTGGACCTGGAGCCGCGGCTCGAAGCGCTCGAAACGAATCCGCAATTCATGCAAATCGTTTCTCCTAACGAGACGATCGCGCTCATTTCCCTCAGCACGAAAATCGGCGATACGACCGGGATGATCAATTTGTGTATCCCGCACGTCGTGATCGAGCCCATTATGTCGAAGCTGTCGGTTCATCATTGGTTCGTTTCGCAGAAAAAAACGAGAGCGCCGGAAGAAGTCCATATGCTGGAGCAACGGGTGCATAAAGCCAAGCTGCAAATTATCGCCGAATTGGGCAGCTCGCACATATCCGTGAACGAGTTTCTGAATTTGGCCGTCGGCGATGTCATTACCCTGCAGAAGGGGACAGACGCCGGGCTGGAAATCAAGGTGGGCGGCAAGCTGAAGTTTGTCGGCAGCCCCGGAACCGTTCGCGACAAAATGGCCGTTCAAATCGACGAAATCGTCAGCGAAGGAGTGGAAGAAATCGATGACGAGTAA
- a CDS encoding flagellar basal body-associated FliL family protein: MRKMLPWLVSLLLAITLIAIVVLYSWSTLFGGTDSSDPEKQAQESVENVQAEPMSADEIIKVTSELNDIKTNIADTNYVVSFSFSFQLDSEAAKEEFDKVKETKIKALVNRALWQLEPEELSGTAGKDRLTADLLNDINPVLTKGKLTQVEVTNFIMTPI; the protein is encoded by the coding sequence ATGAGAAAAATGTTGCCTTGGCTCGTTTCGCTATTGCTAGCGATTACGCTCATCGCCATCGTTGTTCTTTATTCTTGGTCCACTTTATTCGGAGGAACGGATTCGAGCGATCCGGAAAAGCAGGCTCAAGAGAGCGTGGAGAACGTCCAGGCTGAACCGATGTCCGCCGACGAGATTATCAAGGTCACATCCGAATTGAACGATATTAAGACGAACATTGCGGATACCAATTACGTGGTGTCTTTCAGCTTCTCGTTCCAGCTGGACTCCGAAGCCGCAAAGGAAGAATTCGACAAAGTGAAAGAAACGAAGATCAAAGCGCTCGTCAATCGCGCCTTATGGCAGCTGGAGCCGGAAGAGCTGAGCGGAACGGCCGGCAAGGACCGTTTGACCGCCGATCTTCTTAACGATATCAATCCCGTTCTCACCAAGGGCAAGCTGACCCAGGTCGAGGTAACCAACTTTATTATGACGCCAATTTGA